A window of Eulemur rufifrons isolate Redbay chromosome 18, OSU_ERuf_1, whole genome shotgun sequence genomic DNA:
ttttaaggGTCTAAAGACATCTTGACACCGGGAAGCTTGAAAACGCTGCTGTCTCCATTGAACCTGAACTCTCTGGTGGCCTTGGTCCAGTACTCACTTGCTCAGGCAGGACCTTAAACCTCAAGCCATACTCAATGACTGAGTACTGATTTCTTTGTTTATCGCAGGGACGCCTGAGCCAGACCAGATGAACATATGTCcttgttcttcattctttttcatcccAGGTCTAAGCCTGTGCATATGTGGTCTAGAAATCTTGGGGGTTGCATGGAAATGGGCCACCATCTCTTAGGACCCCTTAGGTGTCCTGGTGGGGCTTAACCATGCTCATAACCTTGGTCTCCTCCCAGCTCTCTGGTCTTACTTCCTCTATCTCTGACCTCTACATGTGGTTTCCTCTCCTCTCAGGAGGTGTGTGGttccatccctcctcctcctccatcctggTGCATGCTGTTGCCCTCGCCCTATGTCCACAATGTCTGGTACCAAGTGAAGTATAAGGATCAACATTGTCACCCTGATGGTAAAGCAGCAGGTTTGCTGTCCTTCACCTTGTCACACTTTCGTCTTGGCTGGGAGCTGTGTAATAAAAGTAGCTGCCTAAGACTAGATCCTCCCCATAGGTACAAGCAGAGGAGCTACTAAAGCCACTGCCTGGTGAGGGGGAGACTGGGGCTGAGGCCCGAAATGGCTATGAAAGAGGCAGCTAGATGTTCTCTTATGTGACCAGAGGGAAGGAGGGCCTGGACTCAGCCAGGAGACCCCAAGCAGTGGTACTGAGATGGCCAGGGCTTCTCTCCATGGCTGTGAGACCAGGGAATTAGTCCTGTGGGCGGTGTAGGGTCCGCGCCCTGTGAAGAATCAGGCCCTCCTCAGGCACTGTGACGCCATTGGCTCCTGTGAGTGCTGGGCAGATGAAGAGGGGGCTGTCGTCAGACCCCAGCCTGAAGAAGGGTCTTAGGGGGCCAGCAAAGGGTGAACGGGGACACGTGTAGATGTGCGATCTGTCCCTCATGTTGTAGAAGGAGACATCTCCAGCTTCATAGTCCAGGAAGACACCCACCCGGCCAAGGCGCTCTCTCAGAGGGAGAATCCTCTCAGGGGAGGACAGGGCCCGGTATTGGCTTTCAAACATCTCCAGGGTCCAGAAGCCATTCTGAGGAAGCAGCAGGGCCTCCCCTTTCTTCTCAACACTGTCTCTACAAACCCCCACTGTCCACGCCATCATGTTTTCAACTTCCACCTCCCAGTAATGTTTTCCTGAGGTGAAATATTCCCGGCCCAGGACACAAGGCTGACAGTCGAATCTCTCAGGGTTGTCAGGCACGCTCTGCCGGGAAGGGCCCCGTCTCACACTTCTCCGATCCTCAGACAGGAAGAGCTCAGGATGAGCGGTGTCTGGGTCCAGGACCACGTCAGCTGCAGAGGAAGTCTCAGGTTTAGGCTTGGGTCTTAGGAACCTGGAGATTGTGTGATTCCTGGTCCCTCAGAGAAGGCTCAGAAAGCTAGTGGGGGACCCACATGTGGTCCTTTCCATGAAGGGCCTTGGTCCCAGGCAGCTCACAGACTGAGAGTTACTGAAGCTGCACATCTCTCTCCAGTGAAGGAGCAGTGCCCTCAGGTGGAGGAGAATCGGGGCCCTTAGAAACCCAGAAGGTTTAGCAAATGAGCCAAAATTAATGGTTTCCACTTTCTCTCAGCATTCTTAGATCTGCCCTGTATTCTATGTAGGACAGATGATCTCTGGGTCTCTCTTTAGTTAGAAACTTTACAACTTGGCTGAAACCAGCAAAGAGGCTTCATATTCCACTCCCCCAACACCCCCATGGATGAACCAAGGTGAGTCTCCTACTACACGGTGTCCTGGGTGATAAAGGGTCTCTTAATGAGTCCCCTGTGTTCTTTTAACCAGGTGAGAACTGATTGAAATGACTGAAACGGACACCTTCAAAGTGGAAAGGAGGATAATTTTCCCTAAAGCCAACCTGCTGTCTGAGAGATGTATGTGGAAAAGGTAGGGAGGAAATATTTACATCCAGTTTTGCTTTAACAACTTGGGTCTGAAGTCAACAGCTATGACCTCTCCGGGTACAGGAAATGCTCTAGACCCTGGACATTCTACAGACCTCTCCCATCTTCATCCTTTATTACTTATTTAGTCTATCTTTCTATTGTGTTGAAATGATTTCATCCTTTCTGCAAATTAATTTACCTGATTGTGACAACTTCTGGTTGTGTGACAATTTTGAAATTCACCTAAAAAAGAACAGTCTCTGTTCCACGGTATCTGGTAACACTAAATTCTTTAGTGCTTCTGGGCAGCAGGTGACAAATCGTAAAATTCAAAGTGCTATTAGGAGTAGACAAGTGGATTCTGTGTCCTCACACTCACCTGGCCCGCCTCCCCTGGCAGGCTACATGCAGGGTACTGGTGCTCTCCGAGGAGCACAAAGGCATTTCTGGCCACCTATTTGGACACGCTCACGCTAGCATCAGGCTTATTGGGGAAACTCATTCCCTTTTCCCCACGTGGGTCTTCACCTGTGCACAGTCCCATCCTTGGGCTGTGAACCACTAACAGTCCGTGGCCTGTAAGCGACCAGGCCTCAGAGCTCTGCCACACaaacccccatccatggaaaaactgtcttctgtgaaactgggtcctggtgccaaaaaggttagggactgctGGTCTACACCATCCCCAGGTCATAAACAGCAAAGACATCATTGTCTTCTTTCAAATTGATCCAGGATCCAAGAGTAACAACTACTGAAATGTAACTCCTGGGGAGGTCCACTATTTATCAGAGACCTCTGGTGATTACAGACTAAATTATTCTAAAGGAGAAAAGATCATAGGAAATAAACTGTAGGACTGACAAATTGCTGCTGGGATTCCCTGACAGAAGAGCCATGATCTAGCATTGGTGGGACCCTGCTGGTGctcccagctgcccccacccgcccccacccAGCCTTGGGCCCCTTGCTCATCTCCTCTCCAGAGCACTGTTGGCTGTTAGTGGGGAGAAAGCTCTGGATCTCAGGGAACGTCAGCGGCGCTCACCAGCATGTAAGAGTGTTCTTCTCCATCCTGCAAGGGACAGACAGAGAGCTGAATGTTATGAGATAAAGGCTAACCAAGCAGGGCAGAAATTGTGCACGGAGTAGTTCAAGAAAGGCTAAACTCACGCAATTCTTCTTGAAGTTGctctgaaaaagaaacagaaacagaataaTGTCCTCAGCAGAAGAACTAAGAGAAGTTGGGTTTGCATTAAATGATGCAGGACCCGTCCTTTCTATGAGCACCAGCATCACCCTCCCCCCATGCCACACGAACTGTCAGAAACCAGAAAGGATTTGTGATCCACAGGCTGGATGGTATCGGTGCATTTTTAGGCTTCCTTTGTTCAACCATTTAGTGGTTGAACATGTGTCCaggggaatgaatgaatgcaatgaTTGTACAATGGAAGTAAGAAAGCTCTGAGAGATTAATCCCTAGGACTTGTGAGCTCCAAGCCCTGGCTGCTGCTGATACatgtttccttcctctcctcccctgtcAGAACTGTGTCCTTTCTATGTCAGTGAACTTGTCTTCTGGttcttttaccttttatttgacgttctttctctttttctacataTTCTTTCTCCAATTCCTTCTGAGCAAATTCTTTTCCTTCCAGTTCACCCCTCTTTTCCCCTGACAAAATCCTTTTTTCCCTGTGGAGTTTCTTGATGTAATAGATGCTCACAGCCATGAGGATGATGAGAATAGCCAGGATGAGAGCCAGGATCACAACCCAGGGAGATACACTGGGCATAAATGACTCTGAAAAGGCCGCCAGAAAAGTCCAGTTAGTAGGAAACAGGAGACACAGGGTGAGAGTGCCCCTCAGGAGCACATCTGAAGAGCTTCCTCAGGTACCTGCTCTGTCACCTTCTGCTCAGAAACCCCAGGTGAAGCAAGCAATGCTGACTCTGCATTGGCTGATCCCTCAGTGACTACCAGGGCTGAGCCCCAGGAGATAGAAAAGCAGAGACATTTGGAGTCACCATGGAAAGGACCAGGGTGAATGAGGCTAACCAGCCATGCTGAATCAGCATGGCCACCTCCCTGGTTCAAGCCACCCTCACTCTTGCCTGGAATATTGCAATGCCCCCTCCTTGTTCTGCCCTTACCTCTTGCAGTCTATTCTCAGCAGAATTGCCTAAGTGAGATGATGTTAATTGTTTGCTCAAAACCTTCCAGtgcttcccatctcactcagacTAAAAGCCAAAAATCTGTTTTGGCCTATGCTGCCCCATACAATGTGGCCTCATTGCCACTGTGACTTCATCTACTCCTATTTCTTGCACTCGCTCCATTCCAGCAACACCAGCACAGACTCCTGGGGTTCCCTGAAACTGCCAGACTTGCCCCTACCTCAGGCCCTTTGCATAAGGTGTTCCTCTTACCTGGCTTGCTCCCTCCTCAAGTATCTGCTTGGTTCATTCCCTTCATTGCTCCATTCCCATCTTTAAAGTTTTCCCCGACCATCCTGTTAATAATCACCACGCCCCATGCCCCTGGCGCTCCCTATTTCCTCCTTGCTTGATTTTTCTTACATACTCATCAACATCtgatataatatacatttaactAATTATTGAACCACTTATATTAACTATTTCATTTATTGCTCTCTTCCTTTCTAGAATGTGAACTCCATAAGGGCAGagattgttatttattttgttcattttcttttctttctttctttcttttttttttttttgagacagagtctcactctgttgcctgggctagagtgccatggtgtcagcctagctcacagcaacctcaaactcctgggcttaagtgatcctcctgcctcagtctcctgagtagctgggatgataggtgtgtaccaccaggtccagctgattttttctatttttagttgtctggctaatttctttctatttttagtagagacagggtctcgctcttgctcaggctggtcttgaactcctgaggtccagcgatcctcctgccgcagcctcccagagtgctaggattgcaggcatgagccaacatgcctggTTTATTTTGTTCAATCATTAAGCCTTTGGTTCTAGAACAGTGTCCTGAACACAGGAGGTACTTgttgagtatttgttgaatgaattatgaATATGGGTAGCTGCAGAATTTCCCCAGCTTTATCCCcatgggcaggaagggagggcttTAGCAGACTGGATCACCAGGTGTCGTCACCCATCCATACTAATCTCCATGAGTCATGATTgttctgtatatttaaaaattgcttaatgACAAGAAcctcatcaggaaaaaaaaaggatcagGCTAACCCTCAGAGGAGAGATTCCTACTCATGGTTTTgagattctttgatttttccCTTGTGACAAGGGAAGAGCCCTCAGCTAAGCTGCAGCCTCCAGatccccagggcccaggaccCTTCAACCCACACGCCTGCCCTCCCTCATCCCCACTTGGGGATCCATCTGTGGGCTGAGGATCCCACCTCCACACCATGAGTCTCCAGGGGGCAGAGAACTAACCTGGAATGAAAATCACAGTTTCCTTCTCCTGGCCGAGCAAGGTGCTGTTGACAGAGCAGAACATGTTCCTCAGGGAACTGTCTCTGATGATCACAGCTGTGGTCACCATGAAGAGGCCGTCTGTGTCAGCAGTGTAAGCCTCCTCCAGGGCGGGTACGACCTTACCATAGGGGTCCCTCCACACCGCGAGGGGCTCTGGGTACCACCCTCCAGATGTGCACTCCAGCCGGATGCCCCCATCCTCGTGCCCTTTCATTTCAACAAGGGGCTtagagcccaggcctggggagggagacCAGGGCTCAGCTACCAAGCAGTGGTGTCTCAGCCCCTACTGTGCCTCTTCTGTGAAGGGATgaagaaaggaagcaaaagaCGGAAGGAGGGAGCAAGAaacaggagggaggaaaggaagcaggaaagaaCCTTGGTTTTGGAGAACATCAGAAGATCAATATGCTAAATAAATTGTGAGATCTCTAAGAGGAAAGGATTACAGTGCACACTCTTCTTTGTGCTCCACCTACAGGCCCCATCACAGCACCAAGCATCTGTTTGCCTGCTGTAAATGCTTGCTGTTGGGTTTATTCTGCCAAAGactaattttctcatttccagCTGGGTGTGTCCAGTCCATCCCGAAATAGGCAGGGTCaggatttcattttctgttcctGAAAAAACTTCTCAATAGATGATGGTTTCATGAGGCTCTAGAATAATACAACACAGACAGAAACCTGCCACACTGGCAGACTCTTAAGAAACTTTTAACCTAAAGACACTGTCCCTTCTGTCCAGATCTGGGCTTCACATCACCACAGCTACTTACTACCTATAAGAGGTGATGGTTTTTAGGAGAATAGACAGAGCTAGCCACCAAAGCCAACCCTTATCCTGATTCACAGATGTTTATCTGCCAGAGGCACAGTCTATTAGGTGATTTTCTTATAGTCTTTTGAGAACATCTATGTATTAGAAAGATCTGGATGCTCTTGGaattcttaaaataacaatatcacTTCTTCAATGTCAGAAAATTTTCACCCAAAATCCTCAGAATCTAGACCCAACCTAACTAAattctacctttaaaaatatcttcaataaTAGAGAATACCAAGTGTGAGAAGGCTACAAACCCATGGTTCAGGGAGACCCGTTAGCCATGTGTGATCATCTAGAGTCCTTTTGAGTAATTCCTTTGTAAAGCCTACCCAGCAAAGTATATGAAAGACAGGAAATTAAAGGAATCACTCAAGTCTAAAGCTTCCTGCTCAATTTGATTTTTGTCAAAAgcgaggaaaaaaaaacagttgtaCATTTCAAGGCTGACAGAGAAATCgtgaaatgaaataagaattaaaataacttaGTGTAATGGAAAACAACATTCTACAAACATCTTGTGGGGTGCAATGAGGGCAAGTATGAGACAACAGACTGAAAATCATCACCAAAATGAACCAGCCAATcaacaaaacctaaaaaaaaaaaaaaaaaaatgaacaaacaaacacaaaatcctACAACAATCCTATTTGGAGTTGGGCAGGACAGGCCAGGGCCAGGTTTACAGGGAAAGAATCGAGGGTTCCTGCCATTCACAAACCATACTTGGTCAACCATGCAGTGCCTTTGTGAGCAGAGTCAGAACATAAGGGTGGAGAAAACCTCGTTCCATGATATTCTATTTTAATCAGATACAAGGTTGTCATTATGAGCAAGAAAGATGGAGTCTCCTACCTGTTATCATTTAAGGCCCGGTGGGAAGGACACATTCTCCTCAAACCTCACTTCCACTGGTCTGATGGACTGATATGTTACCATAGAGTCTTCTGAGTCTTAAAGGGTATTCTAGTCTTCAAACCTTTCTCTTAAAGCACAGTACACTGACTCAGGAGTGAAATCATTCCTCACAGTCATCTTCATAACTTCCTAGAAATCCCCATTTAAATGCACTTCTATGCTGGGGAAGCCTTGACAAATTCCTCCCTGCCAAATTCTCACTCACTTTCTGAGTAGGGATTAGTGCTTAGTGCAtaatttttcctctgtttttagttttgtttaataaaatCATCTATTTACATATCTGTTATTCTCTCTGCAGTCAGTAtttgggaaaaggagaaagagacaagatTAATATTTATCAAGAAACGAGATGCCCTTATGTTGTAATTCTCTAGCCAGTCCTTGTTTATCCCAGTTGTAATGATGCAATTATTGACAGTGCCTGCTCTCACTCTCAAAAGCACACATTTTTAGTGATAAAGCAGGGTCAAGAATTATCTTCAGAGATTAACTGGTCTCCCGTACTCAAGGCCACAGATgaattctttgtttccttctcaaGGAGTCATGCCAACAGCAAACTCACTCATTTGGCCCTTGGGCAGGAGGATGCTACTTTCTCCATGGAAAGGGGATTCCAGGCAAAAATCTCCTGGTCCGCAGTGGGCCTGAGATTAGCTGAGAAACTTGTCCCAAAAGTCACACtgtgaaaaagtaataaaacaaaatgaagtgaCCCACCTGCCACCTTGAGGTGAATGATGGCCTCATCATAGTACTTGCCTTCTTGGAAGTAACAGCGGTAGATGCCATTCTCCTGGGCTGTGACATTGTGTATGACCAGCGCCACCCTGCCTCTGCTGATGTCTTTGCTCACAAGGGTGGTTCTTCCTCGGTAGTCCTCCATCTGCTCCTCTGTTCTCTCTCGCCCACCCTTGTACACCAGCACTGCTGGCGAGAACTGAGACCGGAACCACCGCACCTCCATGTCCTCAGCGTTTTTCTCGGGTGACAGGTGGCAGTGTAAAGTGGTGTTTTCTCCCACCATGGCCAGGATTGGATCAGCTGGCCCCTGGACAGTAAACTGGGCTGTTCAACAAAGGAGCAGAATCACATAGGGACCAGAGGCATTGAATATCTGAGGCAGGAAAGGAAGTGGATGTTCCAGGCACTAAAAAATTCTTTCCCAGACCTCAGGGGCTTCCTGGGCTGAGAATCCTGGGGACTAGTTGCTGTGGCTGGTCACCTGCATCCCTCAGAGCAGCAGCATTGAGGCTGCTAATGCCTCCTGTACAAACATTGAAGAGCTCACCCTGAGCACCCTCTATAGGCCCTGTGCCCCCAAGgactttttcctctcttccccagtctagcacagtgcctgaatgTGTTGTAAACTGGAGTTGTCCAAAAGGGTATCCACTAACTAGTTCCAGTTGAAACAAGCTGatcctgtatatatatatatatatatatatatacaggattttgaagatttaaaatttttaaatattaaaatctcaTTGGTAATACTTTGCATAAACTaagcatttaaatattaatatttcattatttgggtgaaacaaaatatattatgaaaacttatttcatgtttctttttacttttttaagtaaaaagtaaaaaaaataaaaagcttctgaaaaTTTGCAATTGCATATGCAACTAGTCTTTGTTGCTCTCACTGTATTcctattggacagcactgctaTAAATTCAGTGAACACgtgcagaaggaaggaggagtcTACAGCACTGCGGTCCTTCCCTGTTCCTGTTTGCAAGCTCAAGTGTTGATGTTGCTTTCCGATAGTTGATAGCAGCAAGTGGCATGCATCCCTACCTGGGACCAGTGCAAGGAGGCTGAGGAGCGGGAGGAGAAGGGAGTCTGGTAGGGAGAAGTGCAGGGAAGCAGCTGGCTCCATGAGTACCAAGAACATAGTCACCCAGGACAGGCAGGGACCAGAAGCCTAGGGGTCCAGAGGAGGAGATTCAGCCAAAGGAGACCTGGCACCACAGTCCTGACCTAGCTCAAACATTCCTGTCACCCATGGTGTTCTCATCAGCGCCCCAACTTCTGTCTTGGGTGGCCCCCTTCCGCCCAAGGTTGATATTTCCCAATAAGAGGATTCATTAAACATTCCATGAAATAAGTCAACAATACAACCATCAGGCAGGCAGTTTTCCGCCCTCCTAGGCTCACCTCTGTAGCCAGAGTCCAGTTTCTTTAATTGTCACTTGCTATTCTTCCAcaccctccctctcttttcttcctcctcccggTGAACCAGGCCGGGCGACCCGAGTTAAGGCCAGGCACGGCCGCGCCTCCCCCGGGTGGGCCTCCCCTCAGCTAGGGACCCCCTTTTCCTCCATAACTGATTCCATTCTCCTACCCATCGACCCCACCTCGGAGCTGTAGCgcttccccttcctttcctacCTTCTAGAATTaacctctgtgttttcttttctcctccgaCCCTCAAATGATGATTTTCCAGTCGTCTCTGTTTTCTCCAATCCGCCCGTGGGCATAGGCAGCACTAGAGAACAAACCGTCCCTAACCagcaaagaaaactttttttcacCTCCCATTAGCTGCGATGTCGAGAGCTGCTGGACCCGGAACCTCAGATTAGGTCTCCTGTGGGTCGGCAAAGTCCCGAGATTTCCAAGGAATGGCTTCGAGCCCAGGATTGGGCAGCTATGGGTCAGCCAGCCAGTAGTGTCCCTGAGCCTTATTTCTCATCAGTTACTAGGTAGAATATAcggaaatagtttaaaaaaaaattcaagcagcaAATAACCTTCGGAGATTATTGggtcttttaatttcttttttctttcggAAGGaagatgcttttctcttttccttttttttttttttttttttttgaaagttttggGATTACCCGTGGTTTGTGGCGTTGCCGCTAACCAGGAGGAGAATTCTCCCTGTGTAGACCTGTGCTCAAAGAAGTTGGGGTGAGGAAAGGGAGAGGTAAACATAAGCATCTCTGTTTCCAAAGTCAGAGGAATTTCGTTTAAATTGATAGGtctggaggttgggggtgggagcCATTAGCTGGCAACAGACCAGGGTGGAGAGGGCGGGTTACAGCAGAGCTGGAAGGGAAGTGAGACAGCAATTGCAGCGTCTCTTATGAAAACCTTGTCGTTCACTCAAGAACTATTGTGTAAGATGTGCAAATCAATAGATTTGCGGTCCCTGCTACTCAGAACTAAATATACACTTAAGATTCTTTTAGGAAatcttaatgtgtgtgtgtgtgtgtgtgtgtgtgtgtatgttgtgtgtgtaAGGAAGCTCAAGGAGGAGGGATTGACATTTgtcaaaataatttgaatagatttttaacaaatgatggCTCATGCTCTCTGAGTAATAGACAACATCAAGCTTACAAAACAACAGCAAATCAGAGAAGAGAGctgtaaaataaacaatgaaaggtagaaaaaaatcaggatgGAACACAGGACAACAAAAGCAAATTGAATACACAAGATACTATAATCCATTTCTTCAGACCCTAtggtaaaattaaaattctagcaCAAAAACATAAAGAACTCTCCATTTTGATCAGcttaactttttgttcttttttgagttttgttttttcagttattATCTCTGTTCAACTACCCATGGGTTTAAGATAGGTAGGTACATAGACAGATGTAtaaagatagatagatgataggtagatagatagatttaaggtatatatatatattttaaataaatgaaaattgagataaaaattgaataatatgCAAACAAATGTGTGTGTGACTATGTGTGAGATATCTTATTTTGTCCTTTCCTTGTTACCTGGAGAAGTCTACTGGAAAATTGATATTTCCTCTCATCTCACGTTTAGCTCTGGATTATTTAAAATGGCACCGTGGGATTGAGAAGCAGTGAAAGCAGACAAAGGCTTTCAATAAAATTGCCCAACATCTGTCTTTGGTTAATCCCACCTTAAATCAGCACAGCTATCACCTACATGTCCTCAGgggaacaaaaccaacaaaactttattcattcatcattcagaaaatattatgaGCTCCTACTAAGTCCCAGACACATATAAGTAACAGCGAATATTTCTATAGTGCTTTAAACTTTCTCAAATAGTTTCCCCTACGGGTGACGCCAGGCAATCATCCTAACATCCCTATGAAGTAGAAAGTATTGTTATTCTTATtccatttttagagatgagaaattgAATATCAGAGATGTTTAGCAACTGGCCAAGGTCATGCAGCATTTGAACTGCAGATCCTGAACTCAGGTTCATGGTCACTAATGGCAGAGCTATGGTTTTATCACATTACAAAGCGGTTGGTCCaaaattcacaataaaaagaGATGAATAACCTGTCACAGAGAAAACACTTGGGAAGTCTCTTTGAGCAAAGTTGTGATCTAGGTTTGGTATCTTTTTACGTGTTTTTTTGGCAGTTGGTCTGGTAATTATAAAGAATTTGCTTTGGAGAAAGTGATTAAGTTGTGTATTAGGGAAATTGTTCAAAATTGAATATAGTCAGTTTAGTAAATTAAAAGGGAGATACGATGGGAGAGTAAGAGCCAGaggattatataatatataacagtgtttaattagctttttaaaaatacattgctaGAAGGCAATGATTGTATTTAAACACTTGAATTGGATTGGCTATAAAAGTTATCATTTGATATAAGTAAAAGTAATTTGTTCCTTCTGTAACCTTCATGACCAACATCAGCTGCCAAGAAATAAGGAGTGGGGAAACATCTCAAAGCTCCTGTGAAAGGGGTCACTTTGGCCAAGGAAAACAGAGAGACAAAGTCTTCCCTTCATGGGAATTATATGCTagtagaaaatgaacaaataaaatgtattttaatacatataatatcATATAAAGAAGTAATAAGAGctaaatagaagagaaaacacagagtggctgggcacagtggctcatgcctataatcccagcactttgggaggttgaggcaggaagatcacttgagcccaggagtttcagatcagcctgggcaatatatcaggaccccatctctacaaaaaaaaaaaaaaaaaaaaaaaaatttaaaatttgctgGGCCATTAGTAGTCTGTCCTGAAATGGGTCCTTGTGGTTTTCTATGGACCTAATCACAGGGCATGGTATTACTAAGAGATGCCTAAGGGATGTGCTGTATTGCAGACATATTCTTCCTTGCCTTTATTGTGGAGTAGCAATACTTTCCTACTTTCCTCTTAGTAATCAGGAATCAATCACCCCAGCCAACACCGTAATTCCCTTCTTTGTTGACTCAATGGCATGAGATACCCAAAGTGGCCAAGCCGCAGT
This region includes:
- the LOC138399148 gene encoding butyrophilin subfamily 2 member A2-like isoform X2; this translates as MVGENTTLHCHLSPEKNAEDMEVRWFRSQFSPAVLVYKGGRERTEEQMEDYRGRTTLVSKDISRGRVALVIHNVTAQENGIYRCYFQEGKYYDEAIIHLKVAGLGSKPLVEMKGHEDGGIRLECTSGGWYPEPLAVWRDPYGKVVPALEEAYTADTDGLFMVTTAVIIRDSSLRNMFCSVNSTLLGQEKETVIFIPESFMPSVSPWVVILALILAILIILMAVSIYYIKKLHREKRILSGEKRGELEGKEFAQKELEKEYVEKEKERQIKEQLQEELRWRRTLLHAADVVLDPDTAHPELFLSEDRRSVRRGPSRQSVPDNPERFDCQPCVLGREYFTSGKHYWEVEVENMMAWTVGVCRDSVEKKGEALLLPQNGFWTLEMFESQYRALSSPERILPLRERLGRVGVFLDYEAGDVSFYNMRDRSHIYTCPRSPFAGPLRPFFRLGSDDSPLFICPALTGANGVTVPEEGLILHRARTLHRPQD
- the LOC138399148 gene encoding butyrophilin subfamily 2 member A1-like isoform X4, encoding MFLVLMEPAASLHFSLPDSLLLPLLSLLALVPAQFTVQGPADPILAMVGENTTLHCHLSPEKNAEDMEVRWFRSQFSPAVLVYKGGRERTEEQMEDYRGRTTLVSKDISRGRVALVIHNVTAQENGIYRCYFQEGKYYDEAIIHLKVAGLGSKPLVEMKGHEDGGIRLECTSGGWYPEPLAVWRDPYGKVVPALEEAYTADTDGLFMVTTAVIIRDSSLRNMFCSVNSTLLGQEKETVIFIPESFMPSVSPWVVILALILAILIILMAVSIYYIKKLHREKRILSGEKRGELEGKEFAQKELEKEYVEKEKERQIKEQLQEELRWRRTLLHAGGQKCLCAPRRAPVPCM
- the LOC138399148 gene encoding butyrophilin subfamily 2 member A1-like isoform X1, translating into MFLVLMEPAASLHFSLPDSLLLPLLSLLALVPAQFTVQGPADPILAMVGENTTLHCHLSPEKNAEDMEVRWFRSQFSPAVLVYKGGRERTEEQMEDYRGRTTLVSKDISRGRVALVIHNVTAQENGIYRCYFQEGKYYDEAIIHLKVAGLGSKPLVEMKGHEDGGIRLECTSGGWYPEPLAVWRDPYGKVVPALEEAYTADTDGLFMVTTAVIIRDSSLRNMFCSVNSTLLGQEKETVIFIPESFMPSVSPWVVILALILAILIILMAVSIYYIKKLHREKRILSGEKRGELEGKEFAQKELEKEYVEKEKERQIKEQLQEELRWRRTLLHAADVVLDPDTAHPELFLSEDRRSVRRGPSRQSVPDNPERFDCQPCVLGREYFTSGKHYWEVEVENMMAWTVGVCRDSVEKKGEALLLPQNGFWTLEMFESQYRALSSPERILPLRERLGRVGVFLDYEAGDVSFYNMRDRSHIYTCPRSPFAGPLRPFFRLGSDDSPLFICPALTGANGVTVPEEGLILHRARTLHRPQD
- the LOC138399148 gene encoding butyrophilin subfamily 2 member A1-like isoform X3 gives rise to the protein MFLVLMEPAASLHFSLPDSLLLPLLSLLALVPAQFTVQGPADPILAMVGENTTLHCHLSPEKNAEDMEVRWFRSQFSPAVLVYKGGRERTEEQMEDYRGRTTLVSKDISRGRVALVIHNVTAQENGIYRCYFQEGKYYDEAIIHLKVAGLGSKPLVEMKGHEDGGIRLECTSGGWYPEPLAVWRDPYGKVVPALEEAYTADTDGLFMVTTAVIIRDSSLRNMFCSVNSTLLGQEKETVIFIPESFMPSVSPWVVILALILAILIILMAVSIYYIKKLHREKRILSGEKRGELEGKEFAQKELEKEYVEKEKERQIKEQLQEELRWRRTLLHAGEFQNCHTTRSCHNQLTWSWTQTPLILSSSCLRIGEV